From the bacterium genome, the window GTTGTTCTCGCCATCGGCTATGAAAATGCAATCTTTCCAGATGGCTATCCCGCTTGGAAAGCGAAAGCCATCAATTGATGCCTCCCTTCCTGCTCTTTTCTCCCCAATAGAGTAGAAGATAACCGTTCCTTTACCTCCCTCGCAAACAGCTAACTTATCCTCTTTAAGCCATAATAATCCCTGAGGCTTGCTCAAATTTTTGATTTCCACTTCCTTTCGCCAGCTTTCTTCCGTCCTTTTGAAGACGAGAACCCTATCATTTCCCGTATCGCTGATAGCGAGGAGGTCGCCGTTTGGGGAGAAAGCCACCGCTTGAGGTTGATTAAGGGGTAGGGTGAAAGCTTTAAGTTGTATAAAGAACAAAGTAATAAATAGGAAGGAAACTTTTTTCATTTTTGCCTCCGTTTTTGGGGGTGCCCCTGAAAGGGGCACCCCCAAAAAATTATTTTCAGCCGAGATACTTCTTCTTCAAGCTCTCAAGATATTCCTTCTCCTTCTTTATATCTCCCACTCTATCCGTCCCTGCTTCCCTTTCTATTATCAGCGGACCCTCATATCCTATCTCTATGAACTTCTTGATGCATTCCTCAATGTTCGCTTGCCCCTCACCTAAGATGACTTCGTGCCCAAGCTGTCCTTCCTTCTCCGGCCAGACTCCATCCTTCATATGTGTGCTTATGATATAATCCTTCAATACCTCAATGCCCTGCACGGAGAAAGCTTTTCCATAGAGAATCAGATTGGCGGTATCAAAGTTAACCTTAGCGTTCGGGTAGCCGAGCCTTTCAATGAACTCCTTCAATTCCTCTGGTGTTTCCTGCCCCGTTTCAAAAGCGAAGTATATGCCGAGCTTCTCGCAGTGGGCTACAACCTCGCCAACCGCCTTCAACATAATATCGTAGAGGGGGTCGCTTGTGTCGGAAGGGATGAAACCAACATGGGCTGCCATAGCGGGGATGCCGAGACGGGCGGTAAACTCCGCCGTCTTCTTTGCGATCTCCAATCTTTCCGGTATCTTCTCCTTGTTGGCGAAGCCAACTGTCTCCCTCACAGTTGGGATATCATCATAGCGTTCTCCGGGGAAGCCGGCGAAAACGGCAACTACCTCCAAACCGCTCTCTTCTAATTTCCTCTTCAGAAAATCCTCTTTCTCCTTATCCCCAGCGTAAGTGAAAAATGCATCTGCGCCGAGCTGGATGACGCTGAACCCCATCTCTTTGGCGAGGGAGAGCGCGGTAGGGATATCCTTCTGGGCAAGGCAGGGAAGGAAAACGCCCAAAGCCAATTTTTCCATTTTTCATCAGCCTCCTTATTTTTTTAAAAATTTTAAATAGGCGTCTTTTTTAGTAAAGAAAAATATTGCAAAAGTTTTCCGAAAGGGTAGAATAAAATAATAAAACGATTAAATTTTGTTTTGGAAAGGAGGAAAGCAGATGAAGTCGGAAGGAAGGACGAGCATTTATCCTAAAGAGCTTCGCTGTGAATACAAGGTAAACCCTTTGGGAATAGATGAGAGGGAGCCGAGATTGAGCTGGGTTTTAGAGACTCGTGATGGGACTTTGCGTGGAAGCAAGCAAACCGCTTACCAAATCCTTGTTGCGTCAAGCAAGGAGAAGTTAGAGGAAGGGGAAGCTGACCTCTGGGACAGCGGTAAGGTGGAAAGCGACCAAACTGCTCATATCGTATATAGGGGAAAAGAGCTGAAAAGCGAGATGGAGTGTTGGTGGAAGGTGAAGGTCTGGGATGAGAAGGGAGAGGTCTCCGAATGGAGCGAGCCAGCGTTTTGGACTATGGGGCTGCTGGAAAGAGAGGATTGGAAGGGGAAATGGATTGGATACGATGCTCCCTTCCAACCCTTAGAGGGTGAGCAGGAGACTGCGAAGGCAAGCCACTTTGTCGGTTCTTATTGGATTTGGTTTCCCGAAGGGGAGAAATTGGAGGAGATTCCCGCAGGGAAGCGTTTCTTCCGTAAGAAGTTTTCTATTGCATCGGGCAGGATTAAGAAAGCCATCCTCGCTATAGCGGGAGATATAAATTTCGTGGCTTATATCAATGGGAAAGAAGTGGCAAAAGCTGGAGGGGATTACAGGAATCCCTTAATTATAGATGTAGACAAGATAGAGGAAGAGGAGAATGTTCTTGCTATTGAGGGGGAGAGTACAGCGAAGGGGAAAGCGGGTTTCGTCTGTGCCTTAAGGATTGAGATGGAGGATGGTGAGGTTATTAGGGTGTTCTCGGATGGGAGTTGGAGGACGAGCAAGGATGAGAAGGAGGGTTGGCAGAATGCCAACTTTGCTGATGCACAATGGGTTCAGGCTAAGGAATTGGCTCGCTTTGGCGACGCTCCCTGGGGGTGGCTAACGAAGAGCGGGATTTTCCTGTTGCCTTCTCCTTATTTAAGGAAGGTCTTTGAGGCTAAAAAGCCGATAAGGAAGGCACATTTATATGTTAGTGCTTTGGGGATTTGCGAGGTTTATATTAATGGCAAGAGGGTGGGAAACGATTATTTCGTTCCCGGTTGGAGCGATTATAGGAAGAGAGTTTATTATAAGACCTATGATGTGAGGGAGCACTTACAATCCGGAGGAAACGCCATTGGTGTCATTTTGGCTGATGGATGGTATTCGGGTTATCTGGATATGAAGGGTAGGGGGATATATGGTTCTCATCCCAAACTCCTGCTTCAATTAAATATTGAATATGAGGACGGAAGCAGGGAGGAAATCGTCAGCGACGGAAGTTGGAAGGCTAGCTACGGAGCAATCAGGGAAGCTGATTTGTATATGGGGGAAACATATGATGCCCGTTTGGAGATTTCTAATTGGTCTGAGCCCGATTTTGATGATTCCTCCTGGGACAAGGCATCCGTTTTCAACGAGATGGAAAGAATCATTACCGCTCATCCTGGCGTTCCCGTAAGGAAGCAGATGGAACTTAAGCCGATAAGCATCAGTGAGCCTAAGCCAGGAGTTTATGTGGTTGATATGGGGCAGAATATGGTGGGATGGGTGAGGATAAAGGCTAAAGGGGAAAGGGGAAGGAAGATAGTCATTCGCTATGCGGAGATGCTTCAGCCGGACGGGATGATTTATACGGAAAATCTGAGGACCGCCCGTTGCACGGACACTTATATTAAGAAAAGCGATGGAGAAGAGATTTGGGAGCCGCGCTTCACATTCAGGGGATTCCGCTATGTGGAGGTAACAGGCTATCCTGAGAAGTTATCTGAGGAGGACATCGTCGGCGTGGTAGTTAATTCAGATATGAAAATCACGGGCGATTTCCATTGTTCGGACGAGAGGCTAAATCGCCTATTCCAAAACATCGTTTGGGGGCAAAGAGGAAATTATCTTGAGGTTCCCACTGATTGCCCTCAGAGGGATGAGAGGTTGGGGTGGACGGGAGATGCACAAATTTTCCTCCGCACGGCAACCTATAATATGGATGTCGCAGCCTTCATCACTAAATGGCTTATTGACCTCGTGGATTCCCAGAATGAAGAGGGAGCATTTGCCCATGTAGCACCCGATATAGGGTTGGGTAACGACTCCCCCGCTTGGATTGATGCGGGGATAATATGTCCCTATATTCTCTATAAAGTTTATGGCGATAAGAGAATTTTGGAGAGGAACTATTCCTCAATGGTTCGTTATATAGAATATCTGAAAAAGAACAGCGATGGCTATCTTCGTCCTGCAATCGGATTTGGAGACTGGTTGAGCGTAAATGCGGATACGCCAAAGGATTTGATTGCCACTGCTTATTTCGCTTATGTTGTCTCCCTTATGGCGGAGATAGCGGAGGTTATGGGCAAGGATAAGGATGCACAGGATTACAAGCAACTTTTTAACGACATCAAGACAGCATTTAACAAGGCATATGTATTTGATGATGGGAGGATAAAGGGAGAGACACAAACCGCCTACTTGTTGGCTTTGGATTTTGATTTGCTGCCGGAGGAGAAGATTCCCCTTGCTGTCAAGCATTTGGTTGAGGATATAAAGAGGAGAGACGACCATCTATCAACCGGTTTCTTGGGAGCAAAGCCTCTCCTCCCCATTTTAACCCGTTATGGCTATGTTGATTTAGCCTATACCCTCCTATTGCAGGATACATTCCCCTCTTGGCTATATATGGTTAAACAGGGAGCAACGACCATTTGGGAGAGGTGGGATGGTTGGACGGAGGAGAAGGGATTTCAGGACCCAGGAATGAATTCCTTCAATCACTATGCCTTTGGCTCGGTTGGGGAATGGATGTTCGCTATGATGGCGGGAATAGATTTGGAGGAGCCTGGTTATAAGAAGATAAAGATAGAACCCCATCCTGACCCAAAGGGGAGAATCAAATTCGTGAGGGCGCAATATGAATCCATAAGCGGTTTGATTAAGGTTGAGTGGAGCAAGGACGAAGAAGGGATGGCTTTATCGGTTTCGATACCGCCGAATACCACTGCTAAAATTTACCTTCCTGTAGAGGAAGGTATGGAGATTTGGGAGAACGGTCAGCCGCCTGAGGAGAGGGAAGGGATAAGGTTCTTGAGGAAGGAAGGGAATAGAATGATTTACGAGGTCGTTTCCGGTGAATATCTATTTCAAGTTGAGAAGGAGGTGGAGGTTTAAGGCGCCTCTATCTATTTAATCTCCAAGCTTTTCTTTTCCTGAACTTTTCTTTGAACAGATTCTTTATCCTTCCTTCCTCTTCGAGGTGCATCATACAGGCTCTTATGCAGCCTCTTGCACCCTCAATTGCCCCTAAGTGATGGAAAACATAAAGAGAAGAGGCATTGTAAGGAATGCTCTGTAGAGCTTGGAACTCAGGGCGGGCATAGCCCGCTCCCTTGCCATCTATTTTCTCAAAATCTATTTCCATAAAGTTTGGAGGGATAAAGGGGTTGAATTCTTTATTTCCTCCCGTATAGGCAAGCATGCATCTCTCCTCGTTTAGTTCTCCCCAGACGAATTCTCTACCAGCGATTTTAATTCTTACCACTTTTTCTTTGCTTATTGCTTTTCCCGAACACTCTTGAACGCAAAGCATACACCTGTCACATATAGACGGACCCTCATATATAGGGTCGGGTTCCAGCGGAGCATCCGTTAATAAAAAGGCAAGACGTTGTCGTGGACCGAATTCAGGGGAAAGGAATAGCTTGCTATATCCTATCTCTCCCATACCACAAATAACGGCAGCGATGCGGAAGTGGAGGAGGACATCCGGGGCAGGTCTATCTGGGGAAACCGCCGCGCTGATATTTGTTGGCTTCCCACGCAGGATTTCCACTGATGAACCTATTACCATGTTTTGTATAGGGATGGCTTCGTAGCCCTCGTCCTCAATCATACAAGCAACTTGTCTTAATACATTAGGGGCATACACGAGGTTGATATGGGCGTAGCCCATAGATGGGTAAGCGGCGAAATATGTTCCCTCCTCAATTCCCCGTAGGCTGCCTCGCAGAATGCGAAAGCCAAAGCCTATTATCGCCTTTGCCTCTGGGAAGATATATCTCGGGTCCATTTCCTTGGGCGCTCCCTCAAATCTATCCATTGAGCCTATACCAACAATATCCGCTCCGCATTTCTTCGCATACTCCTTAACCTTTTCTGCCGTTAACATAATCATCCCTCCTTAATTTTCAATCTTTACTATGCAGTTATGTCAAGCTTTTCCAGTTTTATCTCGTTTACCAGTTCCTGACCATTAAGAAATCTCTCTATTTCCTCAAGACAGAACCTTCCCATATCTTTTAAACCGCTCCTCACACAGCCTGCTATATGAGGGGATATAACGACATTCCTCAATTTCCTCAATTTACTATTGGGAGGAAGCGGCTCATTGGGGTCGGTTACATCAAGAATGGCGAAAATTCTCTCCTTCTCCAATTCTTCGGTTAAAGCTTCCCATTGGATTATTCCTCCCCTCGCCGTATTGATGAAGACGCTCCCATCCCTCATTGCCTTGAAGAAATCCTTTCCTATCATCCCTTTTGTCTCCTCCGTTAAGGGGGCGCAGAGGCAGATAATATCGCATTTTCGGGCAAGTGCGAGCAATTCGTCAACCTTCTTCCCTCCGAGTTTCTCTATTTCCTCTGCTTTCCAATAGGGGTCATAGACGAAGATATTTTTCGTAAACTCCTTGAGAAAAGATAATGTGTACCTTCCCACCCACGACATAGAGATTATGCCTATATTCAAATGGCGAACCTCATCGGTGTAATTCCAAAGAAACTCATTATCCCTCCAACCTCCGCTGTTTTTAATGTGTTCATCCCACCAGAAGATTTTCTTGGCTGAGAGGAGGATGTAGGCTAAATTTGTCGTCGCCACACATCTCGCTTGAACATTTGACGCGGAGCTCACCCTTATCCCTTTTCCCATCAGATTTCTATCCACATAAGGTTTTATCGTTCCCGCAGCATGAAAAACGAACTTCAGATTCGGAGCGATTTGGAGAATTTCCTCCTTAAGCATGGGGGAGCCCCAGCTCGTTATGACGATTGTGGCTCCCTCAAGGAATTCTCTTATATCTTCACCCTCCCATCTCTCTAATTTCCCGAATTCCCCCAATTTCTTTAAGACTTCATCCTCAAAGATTTGGTGAGCCAATTCTTTTTTAACCAAGAGTTTTATTCTCTCCATTGCAATATCTCCTCCATTCTAAACCCGAAGCCATGACCTCTTATGCTCTCAAGATTCAGAAAGCCGTTTTTCCTTCGGAAGATTCCCGGATGAACCTTTGCCTCAGCGAGGGAAGCGCTGGGGAAATACTGGCAGGAATTGGATTCCAAGCCTTTAAGGGGGTAGCTTCTTCCCGCGAAACCCGCGGAATGAACGAGGGAGATAGCGGGATTCGTCAAATCCGGAATAACATAGGGGATTCCTTCCTTTTTAGCCTTTGATATGAAGATGAGCGCCTTTGAATGGCACTTGCAGGTCTTAACCGCTATTCCGCTCCAGCCGAGTTCTATAGCTAATAGAAAATCCTCCAAGCTTGTCAGGCTTTCATCTATGAAAACCGGCTTAAGGCTTGCCAATTTCCTCATATCATATTTATGCAATCTTAAATCCCGCTCCGTTGGTTGCTCAACGAAGAGTAGCTCATCGTAGGCGAGGGGATTTCTTTCCTTTATTTTCTCCAAGAGCTCTATGATATATTCTGGGGACTCGCATTGTTCGTTCGTATCTATAGAGAAGTAAAATCGCTTTGCCCTTTTATTCGCCTCGTGAGCGATATGGAAGACATCCAAATATCTCCCGAGGTCCCAAGCCAGGTCATTTCCCTTTAGTTTCACTTTCAAGCAGAATAAACCATCCCTCTTTACCCATCCCTCAAGGGAATTGGGAAGCCCATCTTGAGGGTCTGTTTCATCCACTTCTTTCTCCCTCAATTTATCCAATCCTCCAACGAGGTGGAAAACGGGTACTTTTTTCAAATATCTCTTCCTGATGAACATAGAGGGATATTTCCCTTTGAAATCCTTCCCCAGCCATTGTGAAAGGTCTCTATTCATAAAGTTCTCATCGTAGCCGTCGTAGGAGGAAATCTCGTTCACATTGCCGAAGGCATCGTGGATAGCACAGTCAACTGGTGAGGCGCTGACGAGGACAGCGAGATAGGGAAATTCTTTAGGGAAAGAGTATTTTTCATCTATTTCTTTGCTGATTTTTCCCAGTTCGGGCTCCAAATCCATAAAAATCTCAATCGGATGGGCGTATTCTTGATACTCGGTGACGAGCTTGCAAAATCGTTCCACCACTTCTCTCATTGCTTTATCCTTGAGCTCTAAATCTACCTCTGGGTCGGGGAAAGCCCAAACTGTGCTGAGAAACATTCCCCCATCGCCCCACGCAACCTTCCCCTTTCTGTTCTCCACTTTAACCCTGATATGGCAGTAGGTCGTCTCCCGCATAACAACTGCCCCGAATTTCAAAGGATATCTTGGTTTTTCCACACGGAAAATCGGAATTGCCTCCAGAACTTTTATATCGCTATCCTTCAATTACCTTCCTCCCTTTGAATTTTTTCCTTTAATATATGGGGTCTATTCGTTGTTAGGAACTGAACGCCGAAGGTGAGGCATCTTTTCAGGTCCTCCTCTGAATCAGGAGTCCAGGCATTTACCACAAAGCCACGGCTGACCAATTCCTTAACGATTCTCTTATCTAGTTGATGGAATTCTATGGAAAGTTGGCGGATGCCGAATTTTATGAGCGAATCTAAATCCTTCGGCATGCGGGAACTTATTAATGCAGTGCTGATTTCCCCGCATAGGTTCCGCACTTGCTTTATATATTCAAGGTTGAAGGAACCAACAACGATTCGCTTTTCCATTTTGAAATCCTTTATCAGGGAGACGAGGTCAGGGACATTGCACTCTTTTATTTCAATAAAGATTCCAATCCTATTTCCTACTCTTTGGAAGACATCGCTCAAAAGGGGGATTTTCTCCCCTGGGTAGCCCTTCCAGCTTCCCGCATCCCATTTGAGCAACTCGCTATAATCCATCTCTTTTATGTATCCGCATCCAGTGGTTGTCCTATCAATCGTGGCGTCGTGGCAGACGACTATATTGCCATCTTTTGCTTGATGGATATCCAGCTCAAGGAAATCTGCCCCGATTTCAATCGCTTTTTCAAAGGCAAGCAATGTGTTTTCCGGATATATACCTGAAAAACCGCGGTGGGCGACGATTATAACATTCATAAGGGAAATTACCTTTTTATCCTACTAAATACCTCTTTGACAGCGTAATAAGCTTTTTTGGGTTTCAAAGGGTAGGCAATTATGGCGTCGGAGATTTGAGGCCAGCAGTCGCAGACATTCCAGAGGAGGATTCCTCCACAATGGGGAAGGCTGGCGTAATGCTCAACCCAGGTAACATAGGCTTTAGCCTGCAACTCCTGAGTTACCTCAATGAATTCATCTAAGCTCTTTGGCTCTGGGAGATTGTTTTCCTTTATGGAGTTGAAGAGGCTCTGGATGCGGAATTTCCATCCAACCCTTACGGTGTCGGAAGCGTGATAGAACCAGTATTCGTTGAAGGGGGGCCACAACTTTTCCTCTGGAATGAAAGACAGGAGGACCTCCTTATCGGGGACGGAAATGTGTCCTATCTCGCTGACGAACCTGCTCTCGTCTTTCATATAGAAATCTGATAGGTAGCTTGTGCCGTGGGCCCAGCGATGGCTATCTCCCTCTGTGGAGTTATTCGGGTCATCACCAGAGGGGGAAAATGGGCTATCCGGGATGAAGGGCGTTTCTGGGTTAAGTTTTTTACAAACTTTTTGAAGGACTTCCCTACTCAGTCTGTGTTTTACATAGTCTTTTCCTACCTGCCAATAGCGGAAGGCGTCGTTCTCGTTGCCTCCGCTCCAAAGGGCAAGACAGGGATGACGACGCAATCTTTTCACTATATATTCAGCCTCTTTTTCCACTTCCCTCAAGAATTCGTTGTTTTGGGGATAGTTGCCGCAGGCGAACATAAAGTCCTGCCAGACGAGGATGCCGAACCTATCGCAAATGTCATAGAAAATCTCCGGCTCATAGATTCCACCTCCCCATACCCTCAGCATATTCGCATTTGCTTCCTTTACCAGCCTTAAAACCTCCTTGTATCGCTCGTTCGTTATTCTCGCGGGAAATGCATCAAGGGGAGTCCAATTGAAGCCTTTAGCGAAGAATTCTTTGCCATTCAATTTGAAGTAGAAGGAAGAACCGCCCTGAGGAAGAGGTTCCTGAATCAATTCCACCTTTCGTATTCCAAAGTTTCCCCTCCATTCGTCCAATATTTCTGCGTCCTTGCCGAGGCGAAGGCGATAGGAATATAGGTGAGGTTCGCCCAAGCCGTTAGCCCACCATAGCTTGGGATTCCTTATGGGAAATTCAAAAGTAACTGAGTGGTCGTAATCCGAAGGAAAGATTTTTTGCGATATCTCCAAAATCCTCCCACCTTGCCCATCAATTGGTCCCTCAAATATCTCAAGAGAGACATCGGCTCCCGAGGGTATCCCTCTCAACCACTCTATCTGTAGCTCGCCTTTGAGGAAGGCTTCCTTCTCTTCTATATTAAGGCTTGTTAGCCAGAAATCCGCTATCCTTCCCATACGATAAATCTCTAATCTAACGGGTCGCCAGATTCCCAAGCTTATCAGGCGGGGAGCGATATCCCATCCATAATTGAACTGCGCCTTCCGGGTGAAGAGACGGGGGAGGTTCCAGTCGCTAACTGATGAGTTATCGCTGTTAATATCAACAGAGAAAATTGGGGAAGCTATTTTCACCGCCAATTTCACAGGCTCTCCGTTTTCGGCTTGGGAGGTTATGTCCACCTCCACCGGGGTGAACATATTCTTATTGGATTGGACTTTTTTACCATTTATATAAATTGTCGCAAATGTATCTATGCCCTCAAAGACGATATGGGCTACCTGGTCGGCGGTGATTTTTGGGGGTGTGAAATCTAGCCGATACCACCAATCTTTTTCCTCTACCCATCGCCAGAGGTCGGCGTTGAGACCGTAAAAGGGCTCAGGACCTTCTCCTGCTTTTAAAAGGTCCAAATGGACATCGCCGGGCACGGAAGCCGGCAGCCACCCATCAGTTCCACCCAGTAGCAAGCTATTTAAGTTTTGCTCGTCTCTAAAGGAGCGCCAAGTTAGGCGCCACCCTTCATCTAAAACGATAACTTGTTTCATAAACTAGAACCTCCCTCATCAAGCAAAATTCACCATTATTTTACGGGAAACACTTGATTAATTGCAAGGAATTTTTATACAATATTAAAAATGAGATATACTTTCCTGATAGGTCTCTGCGTCCTATGTCTTTACGTGTTGCCTGCCAGTTTACTGAGTGGTAGCAAGATAGGTATTCATCTAATAGGGAGATACACACAAGGGGCAAAGGAAATAATTCACGCTGGACCCAGGGTAATAAAAGTATTAGACCCCCAGGCAAATAGCGAGATGAGAGAAGCCGTGAAAAACTACAAATCCCGCTATCCAAAGGGAATAGTTGTTATGCGAGTTTGGGAAAGGACGCCGGAGGTGCATTATTCTCTTCAGGATGACCCGGTTGCGAGCGCTGAGGATTTCTGGCAGAGGGTCTTGGAGCCCGCAATTGAAAAGTTGAGCGTAGAGGAGAGAAAAATGATAGATTATCTTGAGGGTCCAAATGAGGGTGAGAATACGCCGACCTGGGAGAGCGTTGAAAGCGCTCGTTGGTTTGGAAGGTTTTGGGAAAGGCTGGCTGAGAGGATTGGGAAGGCGGGATTTCGTCCCTGTGTGGGAAGCATTGCAGTTGGGAACCCTTCCGGAACTCTTGAGGAGATATGTGCTAAATTGGAGGCTTTCCTTCCCGCTTTGCGCGCCGCCAAACGCTACAAGGGTGCTTGGAGCTATCATGCTTACTCCCTTGAATATTCAACTGATATAAATGTTGAGAAGTGGTATTCTTTGAGATATCGGATTTTTTACGAATTTTTGCGTAAAAAACACCCAGATTTGGCTGACCTCCCTATAATACTCACAGAGGGAGGGATAGATAAAGCGGGGAACCCTCAGACCGATGGTTGGCAAGCGAGGGGAAGCAGGGAGAGATATCAAGCATGGTTGAAGTGGTTTGATAGGGAGCTGAGGAAAGATAAACAGGTTTTAGGTGTAACGCTTTTCCAAATCGGCAATCCCGAGGGGTGGAGTTCCTTTGACTTGGAGCCCATAGCTTTCTGGTTAGCGGATTATCTGAAAACCGTGAGGGCAAGGTGGTAAGGTAATGAGGACGAGGGTGAAAGGATTAACGCTTATTGAAGTGATGGTTGTTATTTTAATAATTAGCGTCTTATTAGTGATTGCTTTCCCCAATTGGATGACGGTGAGGGAAAACGCTCGCTTGAGAGCTTGTGCCGCAAATATGAAGAAGATAGAGACCGCTTTGGAGCAGTATGCTATTGACCATAGACTCTCGGGATATGACCCTCTACCGAATGTTGACCAACTTTTCTTGGATGGTTATTTCAAAACACTCCCTATTTGCCCATCGGGTGGCAATTATACAATTGAGGGGAATATAACGAGCTACGAGATAAAATGCGATGAGCACGGGAAGCTAACCGATTTGGCAGGGAATCTCTGATTCACCCTGGCTTTATGCGTGGGAAACAACTTGGTATAATCATTAATGATATAAATTTGTAGAAACGGAGGATGGTTATGAGCTACAAAGGCGAAAGAGTAAAAGTTGCTAAAGGCTCCACCGCGTTAGTTGCTGGAGGGGCTTTTATGATAACTTTGACGGGAATTGCGATAAACTCAGCGAAAATAACGATTGGCGCCGTAGGGCGTCCAAATCAATATGCGGAAATAAACCTCGGGGAATTTATCCACTATGATGCTGGAGAGGCGGGAGAATATGAGATAAGGTTGCTCTCCGTTAACCTCGCTTATGAAGAAGCAGCTGAATTCTTAATCAGCAAGATAAAATGAAATCAGAAGGAAGGTGATATGCCATGGGGAGGAATTTATCAATCCCTCTTATTGTTCTTCTTTCTTGTTTCATAGGCTTCTCCTTTACCTATAAAGAGGATTTCTCCCGCTATAAGGAGGGAAGCGACGGCTCTCCAGAATGGTATAGCTCCTCCATAAATTGGCGTATAGAGAAAGGTGTAATGTTAAATGATAGCTCGGGAAGGCTAATACTTGAGAAATCTCCATATGGGAGGGTTTTAACGCTCTCAGCGACAGTGATGGTTAAGGAGAAGAAGGTGGCTGGCTGGAAGGTAGCGGGAATAACCATCTACTTAGATGCGGAGCACTTTTGGCATCTTGCCTTAGTTGAGGCACCCGAGGATATGGGGAGCAGGCATTTTGCCGAGCTCGGGCAAATGCTTGATGGCGAATGGCCTACTCAGGGGAGATTGAAGATGATTGAAAACATAAACTTTGAGAACTTTCCATGGGAATACAATAAGCCCTATCGTTTGGAGATAAGGTTAATGGAAGACAGAATTGAAGGTTCAATATACGATATGAAGGGAAATCTGCTCGCAAGGCAGGTTTTTTCCCTTGAAAATCAAAAGGCGGTTAAGTTTGGTAAAGTCGGGCTGACAAACAGCGGATTTCTCACCGCCTTTGATGATGTGGAGGTGAATATTATGAAAGAGGAAAGCTATATTCCTCCCAAGCCAGTTTATCCTCCCTACAAAGGGAAAGGATGGAAAGAGATAAGGGCTGAAGCAAAGGGATTTTTCTACACTAAAGAGATAAATGGTATCTGGTGGTTGATTGAC encodes:
- a CDS encoding (4Fe-4S)-binding protein — translated: MLTAEKVKEYAKKCGADIVGIGSMDRFEGAPKEMDPRYIFPEAKAIIGFGFRILRGSLRGIEEGTYFAAYPSMGYAHINLVYAPNVLRQVACMIEDEGYEAIPIQNMVIGSSVEILRGKPTNISAAVSPDRPAPDVLLHFRIAAVICGMGEIGYSKLFLSPEFGPRQRLAFLLTDAPLEPDPIYEGPSICDRCMLCVQECSGKAISKEKVVRIKIAGREFVWGELNEERCMLAYTGGNKEFNPFIPPNFMEIDFEKIDGKGAGYARPEFQALQSIPYNASSLYVFHHLGAIEGARGCIRACMMHLEEEGRIKNLFKEKFRKRKAWRLNR
- a CDS encoding sugar phosphate isomerase/epimerase, which encodes MEKLALGVFLPCLAQKDIPTALSLAKEMGFSVIQLGADAFFTYAGDKEKEDFLKRKLEESGLEVVAVFAGFPGERYDDIPTVRETVGFANKEKIPERLEIAKKTAEFTARLGIPAMAAHVGFIPSDTSDPLYDIMLKAVGEVVAHCEKLGIYFAFETGQETPEELKEFIERLGYPNAKVNFDTANLILYGKAFSVQGIEVLKDYIISTHMKDGVWPEKEGQLGHEVILGEGQANIEECIKKFIEIGYEGPLIIEREAGTDRVGDIKKEKEYLESLKKKYLG
- a CDS encoding mandelate racemase/muconate lactonizing enzyme family protein, which gives rise to MKDSDIKVLEAIPIFRVEKPRYPLKFGAVVMRETTYCHIRVKVENRKGKVAWGDGGMFLSTVWAFPDPEVDLELKDKAMREVVERFCKLVTEYQEYAHPIEIFMDLEPELGKISKEIDEKYSFPKEFPYLAVLVSASPVDCAIHDAFGNVNEISSYDGYDENFMNRDLSQWLGKDFKGKYPSMFIRKRYLKKVPVFHLVGGLDKLREKEVDETDPQDGLPNSLEGWVKRDGLFCLKVKLKGNDLAWDLGRYLDVFHIAHEANKRAKRFYFSIDTNEQCESPEYIIELLEKIKERNPLAYDELLFVEQPTERDLRLHKYDMRKLASLKPVFIDESLTSLEDFLLAIELGWSGIAVKTCKCHSKALIFISKAKKEGIPYVIPDLTNPAISLVHSAGFAGRSYPLKGLESNSCQYFPSASLAEAKVHPGIFRRKNGFLNLESIRGHGFGFRMEEILQWRE
- a CDS encoding family 78 glycoside hydrolase catalytic domain, with translation MKSEGRTSIYPKELRCEYKVNPLGIDEREPRLSWVLETRDGTLRGSKQTAYQILVASSKEKLEEGEADLWDSGKVESDQTAHIVYRGKELKSEMECWWKVKVWDEKGEVSEWSEPAFWTMGLLEREDWKGKWIGYDAPFQPLEGEQETAKASHFVGSYWIWFPEGEKLEEIPAGKRFFRKKFSIASGRIKKAILAIAGDINFVAYINGKEVAKAGGDYRNPLIIDVDKIEEEENVLAIEGESTAKGKAGFVCALRIEMEDGEVIRVFSDGSWRTSKDEKEGWQNANFADAQWVQAKELARFGDAPWGWLTKSGIFLLPSPYLRKVFEAKKPIRKAHLYVSALGICEVYINGKRVGNDYFVPGWSDYRKRVYYKTYDVREHLQSGGNAIGVILADGWYSGYLDMKGRGIYGSHPKLLLQLNIEYEDGSREEIVSDGSWKASYGAIREADLYMGETYDARLEISNWSEPDFDDSSWDKASVFNEMERIITAHPGVPVRKQMELKPISISEPKPGVYVVDMGQNMVGWVRIKAKGERGRKIVIRYAEMLQPDGMIYTENLRTARCTDTYIKKSDGEEIWEPRFTFRGFRYVEVTGYPEKLSEEDIVGVVVNSDMKITGDFHCSDERLNRLFQNIVWGQRGNYLEVPTDCPQRDERLGWTGDAQIFLRTATYNMDVAAFITKWLIDLVDSQNEEGAFAHVAPDIGLGNDSPAWIDAGIICPYILYKVYGDKRILERNYSSMVRYIEYLKKNSDGYLRPAIGFGDWLSVNADTPKDLIATAYFAYVVSLMAEIAEVMGKDKDAQDYKQLFNDIKTAFNKAYVFDDGRIKGETQTAYLLALDFDLLPEEKIPLAVKHLVEDIKRRDDHLSTGFLGAKPLLPILTRYGYVDLAYTLLLQDTFPSWLYMVKQGATTIWERWDGWTEEKGFQDPGMNSFNHYAFGSVGEWMFAMMAGIDLEEPGYKKIKIEPHPDPKGRIKFVRAQYESISGLIKVEWSKDEEGMALSVSIPPNTTAKIYLPVEEGMEIWENGQPPEEREGIRFLRKEGNRMIYEVVSGEYLFQVEKEVEV
- a CDS encoding hydroxyacid dehydrogenase yields the protein MERIKLLVKKELAHQIFEDEVLKKLGEFGKLERWEGEDIREFLEGATIVITSWGSPMLKEEILQIAPNLKFVFHAAGTIKPYVDRNLMGKGIRVSSASNVQARCVATTNLAYILLSAKKIFWWDEHIKNSGGWRDNEFLWNYTDEVRHLNIGIISMSWVGRYTLSFLKEFTKNIFVYDPYWKAEEIEKLGGKKVDELLALARKCDIICLCAPLTEETKGMIGKDFFKAMRDGSVFINTARGGIIQWEALTEELEKERIFAILDVTDPNEPLPPNSKLRKLRNVVISPHIAGCVRSGLKDMGRFCLEEIERFLNGQELVNEIKLEKLDITA